ctacattcattaagtcattaagtggaatgatattagtattcttaaaggttcatacaaatgataatgtggttgacccgttcacgaagtccatgatgcacaacaagcatgatgatcatgcaagtagtattggacttcgttatgctgctgatctttttcatttgtaatttaatatttggatatttttggaacattaagcagttttatgttAATGAATTGACATACTTGATATGgtagttttcatttatatcactgtgttatatattagcatgtttaatccatgaataattgttgattattcaaaatctccataattggtcatgttatgggaataacatgaattaagattaatgtgaaattttggttatattcattgatgatgaatagttaacttgttgagaccaaaattcatatgtattcattgatgatgaatattggaatgacccaaccatgagatgtcactacatggatcgtagtcagtagtaaatcttttagtgattatgtttttgtgtccttagacttgagatgcacgcccgtcttgatgagtgtagcattgtattttgatatggttaaacgttgtcctgaataaggctgttataaaggccattattgggtataatgtaaagctcgtgatagacacgtgtatgcaatatatgatttgttcctctaaaatatttggagttagatacttttggagctcctcgatgaatgaataagatatttgtgtggccgcactcagatgtaattaagatgatacttaattaatttggtgatctaattcagttctaagatcgagaaacaaaattgttaaacaaatgagaatgaccgatgatccatatctcaaatttaactaaagtatctgaaacaaaaggacgaatgacatttaaaacttaccataaacagtttcgagaaactaacctcacatgaatttggggacaatgacgtgttgctagacgcttaccattgtttgtatagttacttggtgttgtgccatgcacaagtgggagtctgtaggattaatgtgcaaggtacaacatataactatatgaccaACTTTATTTGAgctttcggggtcacacacatatacaccgagacgtcaaataaaatatatatatatgatgtatatatattactcaagtaacaaaatagtaaatcgaaattaattcatttactattcatatgaataggaaatgaaacaaaattaattaatttactattcacatgaaagcgacatgatagaaattattaattataagttacataacatacaagTATTTgggaaatacgactttttaaaaccaaatcaaacgaaatatgatTTTATTGACTAATGAAAAGCTATTTTGTTTTGAACTCCCGTGACATGTGAAACTCAACCACTACAACTCAACTCTATTATTACAAACCTTTTTTCTATATATTGATTTGATGATCACAATgataaaaacacacacatacaacaAAGAGTTGGAGAGAGTTTCATAAGTACGTACATCTTATATCCATCTCAAAACTAGCTTTGAGAGCATAACAAAAAGTAAAAGAAAATGCAAAGTGAAATCGTATGAggagtattatttttttaattgtttcacacaattaatcaatggttgattaatttgttacttgggtttggactagcatccattgacggtcgtttgaagtgtagtgtggactatcctaagagacggtcatatttttgatcgtatgtttctctccttcaatcagtttcttcaagaaatgtatatcgtttactcactttgtgaattacatattttgacaattattagtggtgtaactggatcttttgcatcgttaatcatgtgcatgttttattaaatttaaatatatgaatatttaattttgtaaatggtttataaaataataactgATTATTTTTAACTATCCGTTGCGTTAATCTgactaaaagtacacacgattttctaaCATAGACTACGAGAATCATTCACGTATAAAaagcaaaaaaaatatatattaataatatgacaTAACCCACAAGAACCAAGCATCTAAATCTTTCTTAGGATGCGTTTGATAATGATTAGTCTGAATGAATTAAAAGTTATTAATTGATTTAATTATGAATAACTGTAATTTGTTTgataactaatatatataaacaatataaatAAGGTGAATATCTTATTAACGTATTACATAGATACAGTAAAAAATTAAAATAAGTGTTCAATATAGTAGAATATTGCAGAAAATATAAGTGATTAATGattaatgtttcaattctaaatAGTTTAACACTAAATGCTTAATATCACATGTCAAAAACAAATGTGCTGAATATTTAAGGTTTAACAACTAGCGCTGAACCATATAATTACGAAAACAAATACACTTTTATTCTCTTAACGACTGTAAATTATACAATTATCAATTCTCAAAATACCCTATCACACACCATTTACTTtgccgccaaaaaaaaaaaaaagaaaaccaaAAGAACCAGAATGATTAACAGAAGCATAATAGCAGCAAACCGTGACCGAAACTTTTTTCTAAAATTAATCACCAACGCCACCACACAATCCCATCTCCGCCAAACCTACGCCCAAATCATCATCAACAACCTCAACAACGACCCAGCCACCATCACAAAACTCATCCAAAAACTCTCTGATTTCGGCTCCATTTCCGACGCAACCCTTATCTGTTCTTCATTCCCAAACCCTGATCTGTTTCTATACAATGTCTTCATTCGAGCTTTCTCTCTTAACAACGACCATTCAAGTTCGCTTTCAGTTTATCGTAAATTGCGCCAAACCAAGAACATCAAAGCTAATGGCTTTACTTACTCGTATGTTATTTCAGCTGCCTCAAAGCTTTCAAGTAAAAAGTTGGGATCTTGTCTGCACGGGCAGTCGGTTATTGGGGGAGCTGGTTTGGATTTATATGTTGGGTCAGCTATAGTTAAAATGTATTTAAATTTTGGTCACGTGGGGTATGCGTATAAGGTGTTCGATATAATGCCGGGCCGAGATACCGTGTTGTATAATACTATGATATCTGGGTTGGAAGAAAATGGGTGTTTGGATGAAGCGGTGTTGGTTTTTAAAGATATGATTTTGAAAGGTAGGCGATTAGATTCGACTAGTTTTGCTTCTGTCCTTAAGGCTGTTGCTGAACTGATGGATTTGAAATTGGGGATGATGATTGAAGGCTTGGCGATTAAAGTTGGGTTTCATTCGCATGTTCATGTTCTTACGGGGCTGATATCGTTGTATGCAAAATGTGGAGATATCTTGACTGCAATGTGTTTGTTTGAGCAGATTGAACGCCCGGATGTAATAGCTTATAATGCTTTGATTTCTGGATTTAATTGTAACCGACAGATGGATAGAGCTGTTGGTCTGTTTAACGAGATGCTGGTATCGAAGCAAAAAGTTAGTTCAAGCACTATGGTTAATTTAATTCCCGTGTCCTATCCCTTCGGTCATTTGATTTTGACAAGTGCAATCCATAGTTTCTGTTTAAAGTCTAGTTTAATTTTGCAAACATCAGTTGCAACTGCAATAATAACAGTATACAGTCGACTTAACGAGATTGATTTAGCAAGAAAGTTATTTGATGAAACTTTAGATAAAAGCTTGGCAGCATGGAATGCTATGATTTCAGGTTATGCTCAAAACGGTTTAACCGATGAGGCAAAAACACTTTTCCAAGAAATGCAAAATCTTAAAATACCTCCAAATCCTACAACGATTAGTAGTATTCTGTCAGTATGTGCTCAACTTGGTGCTTTAAGTTTAGGACAATGGGTTCACAATTTAGCAAGTAAAGAGAATTTTGAGTCCAATGTTTATGTCTCTACTGCTTTAATCGATATGTATGCAAAATGTGGAAGTGTAGAAGATGCCCGTCGAGTTTTTGACACCATGAAGGACAAAAACCCGGTGACATATAATGCAATGATCACTGGTTATGGTATTCATGGGCGTGCACAAGAAGCCCTCAAGATTTTTAACGAAATGGTTGAATCAAAAGTACCTCTAAGTGGTGTTAGTTTTGTTTCTATTTTAAACGCTTGTAGCCATGCAGGATTTGTTAAAGAAGGAGAAGATATTTTCAACTCGATGGTTGAGGATCGTGGGTTTGACCCGTCACCCGAGCACTACGCCTGCATGGTTGACTTATATGGTAGAGCTGGAGAATTAAAAAAGGCGTTAACTTTTATCAACAAAATGCCTGTTGACCCGGGTCCTCCTATATGGGGTGCTCTGCTTGGTGCTTGCAAAACACACAAGAACACTGATTTAGCACGAATAGCATCTAATAAATTATTTGAATTGGATCCTGAAAATGTTGGCTATCATGTTCTGATGTCCAATATATACACTGTTGACAAGAATTATAATGAAGCTGCTTCAGTTAGGCAGGTGATCAAGAATCAAAAACTTGCAAAAACACCTGGTTGTACTCTAATTGAAATCAATAAGATCCCACATGTATTCACATCTGGACAACGATCTCATGGACAAACGGAAGCAATTTACGCAATACTAGAGAAATTAATGGGTAAGATGAGGGAAGCTGGATTTCAGACAGATACAGTGACAGCATTACATgatgttgaagaggaagagaaggaAATAATGGTGAATGTACATAGCGAGAGATTAGCGATTGCTTTTGGACTGTTGAATACTGAAGAAGGAAGTGAGATTAGGATCTTTAAAAATCTTAGAGTTTGTATAGATTGTCATAATTTCACGAAATTTGTATCAAAGATCACTGAAAGAGTTATTGTTGTGAGAGATTACAGCAGGTTTCATCATTTTAAAGATGGTCAATGCTCTTGTGGAGACTTTTGGTAAAAGTACTGTTTTTTTTAAGCATCTCAGGTTCAATCCCCACCAACAACACGTAAGAACTTAATTTGTAAGAACTTAATTTATTAGAAAATTCTTTGGTGTTGCTGAATAAGTTGATTGGACTACCATTTGAGCAGGCCATTCCTAAAGCGGTGCCGCGTGAGCAGATTAGCGTTACTAGTTTTTAACCGTTGGAAGGTTATAGTACCTAAATATCATTTATCATTCATTCTTTATTTGTATTTGTTATATATTCTTTTCTTTATTAGTTCATAGACAGGGCCGGTCCCGAGATTGCTAGTGGACTCTGATTTAATTTTTTCCGGCCTTTGTTGTTTTGGAGTTTATTGTGCTTTGCCTTTGCAGTTTTTGTTGTGTTTCCCTAGTTCATTTGCTTCTCAGATCTCCGATTATgtctttatatataaaaaaattgggCCCCCTGAAAATCCTAGGCCCTGAGCGCTCGATCACTTTGTTTCCCCTCCGAGCCTCCTTTGTATCATAGAGTTGTTGAAAAGTTCGCAATCGCTGTTGCTTTCTTGTTTTTGTTTTTCTCCAATATTTGCATTTAACATAGTTATTTATAAACATTTGCATATATAAAGTCATAACTTAGAAGGTTTGATTTCCTAACGATATGAAAGATATAACTAATTTGTGTAGTTACTTAATTTTGACACCTTCAATAAATTATAACCACAATAGTGATTCGGTAGGCATGATAATATCGTTGGAAATGGGATGTACCTAACGTACAATTTCATATATCGACCTGTTTAAATCACTACGTGACACAACCACTTAATTAACTCTTCTATGTATAATAGATATTGTCCATTTTAAGTAAATTAGATTTAAATTGTGTCGACGTTTTAGGTGGATCATTAATAAAGTAAAAACGTGATCACGAATTCATTATTAACCGGCTTTAAAATGTTGTACTATAAGGCGTTGAATGTTCATTTCCACTGTTCATTTGAGACACTAAAATTTAACAAACTAGAGAAAAGATTGGAAGAATATTGAATTTATCATATTGATCATAAAGCCAATCATTGGCATATATACAACCTAGGAAAAAGCAAagttacaacaacaacaaaaaacccaataccacatgagtggtgtataggGGATAAGATGTATACACCAATAACTATCATAATAAAATATACACATGAAAATACATATCCCCCCCCCTCCCCCCTCCCCCCTTCAATCAAGATGGAGGATGGGGATCAGCCATCCCCAGCTTGGACAACAGATGCTGAAACTGTGATGATGACAGTATCTTGGTGAGAACATCAGcagttttttttttgaacggcgagaACATCAACAAGTTGATGTTTTGTAGGAAGATAGCTGAGCTCAATGAGACCCTCCATAACCTTTTTCCCTCGTGAAATGACAATCAAGTTCAATATGTTTTGTCCGCTCGTGATAAAATGGGTTCTTAGCTATATGGAGGGATGCCTGATTGTCGCGATGAAGGGTAACCAAATCTTTGATAGTAAATGAGTGATACCATCCATATGAATCTGTTGTGGATTTTACATGAATTGACTCAACGTTTGGGCCGCAAAAGTGTTGGACGGTAGtccaagtaattgacaaacatttAAAAGTTTGATTTTGCATGTTGTTAGTAAAGTCAAAGAAAGAGAAAAGTTGGCTATGCATGTTTACAAGTCAAAGATGTGCTACTTGATTATTAGTTCTTTTCACATATATACATGGGTATGTACGTGTAATGTGAAGTCATAAAAGGAAGCTTGGTATTTTTCACATGTGCAGGTGGTAGTTGGTGAGGCGTCATATACATCTATAAATATGTTGCATGCAGAAATGAGAAGTGCATCCAAGAAAGGATCAAGTGATCCAGAGAGAGAGGGGATCAAAGTATCACAAATGTAGTAAACATAGTTGATCGATAATATTaacggagtgtgtttatttgtgagggagagttttattcttgtaaggagtgtaaaagagtgtacgggaaacttagattttatactaaaatctaaggggcttgggtttgggtttaactcatagtgtacgttttcttgtaccgggttcttttatattataagaataaaggagactcttggggtggacgtaggcagggttttgccgaaccacgttaaatcgtcgtgttatcagttactttatttgctttctattatttctcgtaagtttgtctcaaacaaattatatccccgcttccgctggtgtgggtgcgctaggcaaattgtcataacaaaTGGTATTAGAGCATCCAGATGTTTCGGATAGTTTTTTGTTTGGAGATGGCGAGAAACGGCGGTATGCaatttaaggtggagccatttgaAATGGCGGATGACGATTGGTATATTACTGAACACATGGATGTGTTTAATGGTCTGGTTAATCAACTTGAATAAGTTGAGGTTTAAAGgaggaagaagataagacccttattcttcttgCCTCTCTTCCGAGTTTGCAGGATAAGAGACGAAGATCCGATGACCGTTTTGAGCATgggtttgctatggttggtcatggaaggggAAGGTTTGCTGAGAAGAGATCTAGTGATAACAGTAGGTCTAGATCAGGAGATGGCGTTAAGGgtatccagtgcttcaaatgtcatgAGTGGGGTCACTAAGGAAGGATTGTCCACTCTGGAGGAATGGTGAAGGTAAATCTGGGGGTTCATCGGCTGCGGTAGCAGTTAATGTACCGGTGGGAAATGTTCTCATAatctccaaaagttctacttctgctcaagatgaatggattttagattctggttgtacgatgcatgtgtgttccaaggaagcttattttgataagctaatGTTAAAGAAAGCGGGGTGCtgactttaggtgatggttcaacatgtgatgttgagggtgtttgcatggtgaaaataaaattgtttcacgGAGCTTCTTACGCTTTTGGTGGTGTGGCGTACGCACCAAGGATGTGCAAGAATCTAATTTCCTTATGCGTGTTGGATTCTTAAGGATACGGCTATTCGGccgtaggtggagttatgaaaatcaAACGTGGTGTGAAGGTCCTGATGAAGcgagagaagtatgagggtttatatcgtcTGGTGGCGAGTACAAAATGTACTCGTGTCTCGAAGGTTTTGAAAGCATGCACGCGGGAAACAGGTCGGGAACATGTTGGGACATGTGTGACCAAGGTAGACGATAgtgagaaggaaaatcctactgtggtgggagaggtgattcgagactcctctccAGAGTCAACTATGTAAGTTGACAGGGTTAGCTGCACATAATTATTGGCCGTGTTATTTGAATCGGGATTCAGGACcgaggtgattcaaggtgtgtgcagCGGGGATAAGGAAGCCAATGGTGAAAATACTTGGTGTTAGTATTTTAGGTGACGAAGAAGTTAAATGTTCGTtaaggtggagattgttggacggtagtccaagtaattgacaaacatttAAAAGTTTTATTTTGCATGTTGTTAGTAAAGTCAAAGAAAGAGAAAAGTTGGCTATGCATGTTTACAAGTCAAAGATGTGCTACTTGATTATTAGTTCTTTTCACATATATACATGGGTATGTACGTGTAATGTGAAGTCATAAAAGGAAGCTTGATATTTTTCACATGTGCATGTGGTAGTTGGTGAGGCTTCATATACATCTATAAATATGTTGCATGCAGAAATGAGAAGTGCATCCAAGAAAGGATCAAGTGATCCAGAGAGAGAGGGGATCAAAGTATCACAAATGTAGTAAACAtagttgatcgataatatcaacgaagtgtgtttatttgtgagggagagttttattcttgtaaggagtgtaaaagagtgtacgggaaacttagattttatactaaaatctaaggggcttgggtttgggtttaactcatagtgtacgttttcttgtaccgggttcttttatattataagaataaaggagactcttggggtggacgtaggcagggttttgccgaaccacattaaatcgtcgtgttatcagttactttatttgctttctattatttctcgtaagtttgtctcaaacaaattatatccccgcttccgctggtgtgggtgcgctaggcaaattgtcataacaaaAAGAAATGTCGGGACGTGTGTGAGTCAAGAAATTGAGCTTGCAAATCAGTGAACGGTAATGAGATTTGTTTAGTAGGTACGGGCTGCAAAGATCAAAAAAATTCATGTGTTGCGGAAGGGGAGTAACAGTTGGTTTGGCATCCGAAAGTCCATGATCGTGTAATAGATCCTAGGTAAATTTTCGTTGTGTGAGAACAATCCCAGTGTCTAAATAAACAACCTCTAACCCCAAGAAATAATGAACTTGATTGGAAGAATATTGAATTTATCAAATAGATCACAAAGCCAATCATTGGCATATATACAACGTAGGAAAAAAACAAAGTTACAAAATACACCTATAACTATCATAATAAGTAAAATATACACATGAAAATACATATCTCTACAATATTGATTAAGGAGAGAAATGAGAGTTG
This genomic window from Rutidosis leptorrhynchoides isolate AG116_Rl617_1_P2 chromosome 2, CSIRO_AGI_Rlap_v1, whole genome shotgun sequence contains:
- the LOC139890628 gene encoding pentatricopeptide repeat-containing protein At4g30700, whose translation is MINRSIIAANRDRNFFLKLITNATTQSHLRQTYAQIIINNLNNDPATITKLIQKLSDFGSISDATLICSSFPNPDLFLYNVFIRAFSLNNDHSSSLSVYRKLRQTKNIKANGFTYSYVISAASKLSSKKLGSCLHGQSVIGGAGLDLYVGSAIVKMYLNFGHVGYAYKVFDIMPGRDTVLYNTMISGLEENGCLDEAVLVFKDMILKGRRLDSTSFASVLKAVAELMDLKLGMMIEGLAIKVGFHSHVHVLTGLISLYAKCGDILTAMCLFEQIERPDVIAYNALISGFNCNRQMDRAVGLFNEMLVSKQKVSSSTMVNLIPVSYPFGHLILTSAIHSFCLKSSLILQTSVATAIITVYSRLNEIDLARKLFDETLDKSLAAWNAMISGYAQNGLTDEAKTLFQEMQNLKIPPNPTTISSILSVCAQLGALSLGQWVHNLASKENFESNVYVSTALIDMYAKCGSVEDARRVFDTMKDKNPVTYNAMITGYGIHGRAQEALKIFNEMVESKVPLSGVSFVSILNACSHAGFVKEGEDIFNSMVEDRGFDPSPEHYACMVDLYGRAGELKKALTFINKMPVDPGPPIWGALLGACKTHKNTDLARIASNKLFELDPENVGYHVLMSNIYTVDKNYNEAASVRQVIKNQKLAKTPGCTLIEINKIPHVFTSGQRSHGQTEAIYAILEKLMGKMREAGFQTDTVTALHDVEEEEKEIMVNVHSERLAIAFGLLNTEEGSEIRIFKNLRVCIDCHNFTKFVSKITERVIVVRDYSRFHHFKDGQCSCGDFW